CGTCCACATTATGAATGGAAGCTTAGCCGGCGGCGCCTGGAGCTAGGTGCGCGCACGCTGGTCATGGGCATCGTCAACGTCACCCCAGACTCCTTCTCCGATACCGGACGACACTTTTCCCACGGAAATGCCGTCGAACATGCTTTGCGGCTGCTCGACGAAGGCGCGGACATTCTCGATATCGGCGGAGAATCCACCCGCCCCGGCTCGAAAGTTGGTGAGGGAGGCGTGACTGCTGCGGAAGAGCTGTGCCGCATTCTGCCCGTCATCGTGTCGGTGCGCAAGCAGAGGCCCTCCGCACTGATCTCCGTGGATACCTACAAGTCTGGAGTAGCACGCGCTTGCGTACAGGCTGGAGCGGAAATTGTGAACGACGTAAGCGCTGCTCGCTGGGATTCCACCATGCCGCAAACCCTGGCCGAGCTTAAGTGTGGCGTAGTGCTGATGCATTCGCGCGGACTTCCCGAAGAGTGGCACACACTGCCGCAACTCTCTAGCGATGCTTTGCTGGAGCTGGTGGGCCGCGAATTAAGAGAATGGAGTGGAGCGGTAATCGGCGCCGGCGTGCAACCCGGTCGTATTGTCCTCGACCCCGGCTTTGGCTTCGGCAAAAAGTTTGAAGAAAATTATCCTCTGCTCGCCCACCTCGACAAATTGCACGAGCTGGGATTCCCCTTGCTCGCAGGAACCTCGCGCAAGTCTTTCATCGGACGCACTCTGGCCCACGAGGGAACCAACGGTGAAAAAGAAGATGCGCCGGCAGACCAACGTTTGTATGGCACGCTGGCAACCGTTGCTGCAGCCATCTTGCAGGGGATCCACATCGTCCGCGTGCACGATGTAAAACCTGCTGTCGAAGCGGCGCGTGTGGCCGATGCCATCCTGGCTGCTGCCAGTTGAAGTTATCGGCAAGCAGCCCAACTCACGGCTTCGCCTGCTCTGTCATCAGCTTCAAGTTCTCCGCCTTCCATTGCATAGCATCGTGAATCCGATTGCGGCCGCTGGGATGATCGAAGAATATCCACTCCTCCACTGGGCCCGGGCTCATCTTGCGATATTCGCCCAAGTGAATTGCACCCTGGGCGAAACCATCCGGTTGCCGGCTGGCATTGAGCCCGTACATGTCGGCCTCGTGCTCCTGCGACCGAATGAAAGTATTGACTACGGGCGTCAGCACAAAGATGAAGATCAGCCCCACGAGTACAACCAATGGAAGCACCGCGGTATCGCCGACGCCACGAATCTGCCACTTCTCTCCCCACTGTGCCAGCGACCAGTTGAGCGCCCAATAGAGAAGGGCAAACAGGGCGAAGATGCCGATGGCAAAAAAGAAGATGCCTTTATACACGTGGTTGAGCACATAGTGCCCCATCTCGTGTCCCATTACTGCCTGAATCTCTTCCAAAGAGCCCCGACGCAGCAGATTGTCGTTCAGCGTAATGCGCAGGGTGTGGCCAAGTCCGCTCACGTTCGCACTCATACGGGTTGACTGCTTCGAGGCATCAATCTTATAGACGTCTTTCACCGCGATACCGTTGGCCCGTGCCATGCTCAAAATGGGCCCGGCGATTTTGGCATCGTTCAGAGGTGTAACTTTGTTAAAGATGGGAACAAGATAAACCGGAGCGATCAGAGTCACTAGAACGGTAAATAAAGTACTCACGCTCGCGCCCCATAACCACCATGTGCGTGGAAAGCGCCTGACTACACCGAAGAGCAGGGTAAAGAGAATCGCTCCCAGCACCAGGTCCACAAGAAGGTTTTTGAACTGGTCACCCATCCACGGACCAAAGGTCTGGGTTGCCAATCCATATTTATGCTCGCGAAGGTAGTCTTCGTATACCGTCAGCGGGAAACCTAAAACCGACGTGACCAAAAGGTATTGCACCCAATAAATCATCGTCTGCAGCGGCTTGAAGCGCGTGATGCGTTCCGCCAGGTTGCGGAAAGCAGCCGACCAGCGGAGATTGAGCAACAGCAATACGACCGCGACGGCGTAGACAAAATCCCACAGAATGAGCCAGTACCCGCCTTCGAAGTAGGCATCCGATTTCGCCTTGGCGCTTGCGGGAATTTCCGCGAGGTAAGCATTAGTGGCAACATCAGTGTCGAAATTCGCAGAGGCCTGCGCCCCTGCAGGAACATTGATGACCGATGGCATGGCAGTGGCAGGCTGAGTGCCCGGATTGGGGGCCTGCTCCGCAAAGGCAAGACGCGAGAAAAGAGAAAAGAGAAGAACGATCAGAGCGCAAGGCCGCCAAACACGAGAAATCATTAGTGTGCCTTTCAGGTAGGAATAGAAATAATGCTGAGAGTATATACACAGGGGCTTGCGCGCGAGCGCCCCCATAGCCAGTATCTATTTATAATGGCGGGTTGAGTACCGAGACACAATCTCGCTTGAATGACACTCGACCACTGCCCGGAAATGAAATCAAAGCGTCATTCCCGATATCGTCTGATTCGCCTGCGCATGTAACTCGCTGGCTCACTCTTATCACCATCATCGCGGCCGTGTTCCGCTTTGCTGGACTCGGATCAAAGAGCTTGTGGCTGGACGAAGCCTACAGCCAATGGATTGCACGCTCCAGTTTCTCTTCCGTGTGGCATGGTCTCTGGTCTCCGCAAGTTAATACCAGCGTCTTTGCCCTCTACATGAGCCTCTACTACACCTTGCTACATTTCTGGGTGCGTTTAGGAGACAGTGAGCTTTGGCTGCGACTGCCATCTGCCCTCTGCGGCCTGGCAACGGTCCCGTTATTGTACGCACTAGGTTCGCGTCTGTTCAGCAAACAGACAGGATTGGCGGCGGCGTTTCTGCTGGCCGTGCAACCGGTCCATATCGCCTATTCTCAGGAAGCGCGCAGCTACGCGCTTTGTGTGTTCTTCTCCGTGGCGGCATTCTATTTTTTCATCAGGGGAGTACAAGAAGGAGCCCGCAAATGGTGGCTGCTCTATGTTGTGAGCAGTGTACTGGCTATCTATAGCCATCTATTTGCTGTCTTTCTCTTGCCGGCACAGTGGTTGTCGCTCGCGTTCCTGGATCGCAAGAAGACACAGTTAAAACCTGCAATTTTAAGTGCAACGGTGATTCTGCTGCTGATTGCTCCAGTGTTCAGTCTGACAATCGTGAGGAATCTCCCAAAAATTCCCTGGGGCGCTAAACCAACTATGTGGGACCTGCTTCATGCGCTGCAGACCCTCACAGGCGCGGGTGTGAAGTTCCCCATTTATTTGTTGGTCCTGGGGATGGCGGGCATTAGCTTCCGTCAAGCCTGGCGAGACCCCGGGGAACCCGCCCCTCGCTGGCGGCATGCCCTCCTATGGGGCTGGTTTCTTCTTCCGGTTGCAAGCATTGTGCTGGTCTCCTTGTGGAAGCCGCCGTTATTTCCCCGGTATTTACTCATCAGCTTGCCCGCCTCGACACTGCTGGCGGCAGTTGGATTGTGCCGTTTCCGCTCTAATACGAAGTTCACGGTTGCGACCGTGGCGCTGGGAGCACTCTTCGTTCCCGCAATATTCACCTATTACTCAAAGCCGAAGGAAGATTGGAGAGGAGCGACGGCCTACTTACTTGCACATGTGCGGCCTGAGGATGGCATTGTCTTTTATCGCGAGTATGGGCAACAGCCTTTTGATTACTATCGCGAGCGCATGGGCCCGGCATCTGTCAGTCCGGCGATCATAAGCCCTTTCGATGAAGCAGCCTCCCCCTACAAGATACCGACCATCTGGCTGGTTCTTTATGGACTTCATCCTAGCGATACAGTCGAAACGTCGTTTTTAGAGAAAACCCAAACCTCGCTGGAAAGCGGACACGCGTTGGTCAGCCGTCAACACTTCCACGAAATTGAAATTCTCTGTTACACCAGCAAAGCCGCACAATCCAACACAGGCAGTGGGCTGGATCAAAAGCGCTGAGTCGCTGCGAGCAAAGCGAAGCAGCGTCGGTGGGAGCCCCGGCCTTTAGGCCGGGGTAGGGATGAAATAAAATTGGGCTTTAGCCCCCGGCTTGTAAAGCATGGGACATCGAGAAAGCCTGCTACAAGGCCCTGCTATCATTTCTCCGGCGGCGGAATACTCCAAGCTTGGCTTGAATCGGGCTCTCGAGTTCGGTTGGGCCTCTCTGGGGTTACCCCAGGGAATCGTGATGAACTGAAATCTCGTCGCATGAGCCTCGCTGCGCGGAGCGCAGACCAGCTCACGCAAGGTCAGACTGGTTGGAGTATTCTGCCGTCACATTCTGCATCCTATTTTGCCACCGCCTTGATCATGCCGAATCTGTCGCTTTTGAACGCGCTCGCCCAGTCCTTTCTGGCTGGCGAACAGAACGTCGAGCAGGTCATTGCTCGTGGCAGCCGGACTCTGGGCAAGCCCTGGCGCTGGCTTCGTCCCCTTGCGAAGCGCTACGTCGAGATCTTTGCCAGCGGGAGACGTCCTCGTCCCCGGCACCGCGATGTGGTTGTGTTTCTTCTTCACGACCGCGGCATGGCACAGGTGCAGTCGAAATACTTCCGCGAATTGTTCGTGCAGCAACGGCTGACCGAGCCGCAGCAGATGCAGCCGGTTGCGGCGGCAAAGATGTGGGACGTTCCAGCCATCGAGTCTTTCGGGGCCCTGGCCGAGTGGCTTGGGCTCACTCCCAGCGAATTGCAGTGGTTCGCCGATCTCAAGGGACTCGGATACAGGAAAAGCAGCCAGCAACTAAGGCACTATCACTACCAAGTCTTGGTCAAGCGCTCCGGCAACATTCGATTGATTGAAGCACCGAAGCCACGTTTGAAAGAACTGCAACGACAGATTCTGTCCGCAATTCTTGAAAAGATCCCGCCCCATCCTGCCGCGCAAGGCTTCCTCAAAGGACGCTCCATCAAGACGTTCGTGGCCCCCCACGTGGGCCGGCGCGTTGTCTTGCGAATGGACTTGCGGGATTTTTTCCCTACCTTCGGCGGGGCAAGGATTCAAACCTTATTTCGCACCATGGGCTATCCCGAATCGGTTGCCGATCTGCTTGGGGGCATTTGCACGAACGCCGCGCCACGCAGCGCGTGGAAAAAGCCTGCCTTCGATGTTGATCCTGGTCACCTGTGGGAAGCGCGGGCCCTGTATACCCGGCCGCATTTGCCGCAAGGCGCGCCTACATCGCCGGCACTCGCTAATCTTTGCTCTTACCGGATTGATTGCCGCCTCGCTGGCTTGGCGAAATCGGTTAGCGCTAAGTACACGCGTTACGCCGATGATCTTGCCTTTTCCGGCAGTGAAACATTGGAACGCTGCGTAGAGAGGTTCTCAACCCAAGTCGCTGCAATTTTGCTCGAAGAGGGTTTCGCCGTACATCATCGTAAGACACGCATCATGCGCCAGGGTGTGCGCCAGCATTTGGCGGGCCTCGTCGCCAATCAGCACCTGAACGTTATCCGGGCCGATTTTGATCGCTTCAAAGCAATACTGACGAACTGTGTTCGGCTCGGTCCTGAGAGCCAGAACCGCGAGGCTCATCCTCACTTTCGTTCACACCTCGAAGGCCGAGTGGGCTTCGTGGAGATGATCAACCCGGTCAAAGGAAAACGCCTTCGCGCAATATTCGAGCAGATTCAGTGGAAGTAGTTGCAGCGTGCACGAAAGTCTCTAAAAAGTGATATCACCGTGGCATCAAAAAGCTCGTTTCACAGCAACTGTAGGCCATAATTGTCTTTGAGGTGTGTTTTGAAGGGTGAGCCAAATGCGAGCGCCGGATGCGCGCGAGCAGTTGGCGAGGGCGCAGCGGTTTACCGCGGAGCCCTTAGATAAAAGCCGCATTCAAGAATGCGGGGGCTTTTGGCCCATCTGGTCTTTGAAAATTCGTTACCGGTAGATCGAAGCCGCAGCAGAATGCCGCCTTCTTTTCTGAGTACTGAGTACCGAGTACTGAGTACTGCACTTCCTCAGCAAGTACCCCACCCCGGCATCAATTTCAGCCGCTAGATATGCGGTGATCAGCGCTGTTTTTAGGGCTCTGACCACTAGCTGCAAGTCCCCCCACCCCGCCACGATCTGGCGAAGCCAAGCGGTGCAGGAAGCCAAGCGGTGTAGAATGATCGGCATTTCTCAAGAGCAGAATACTGCTTTGTTTTCTGAGTACCGACTACTGAGTACTGAGTACTGCACTTCCTCAGCAAGTACCCCACCCCGGCATCAACTTTAGCCGCTGGATATGCGGTGATCAGCGCTGTTTTTAGGGCTCCAACCACTAGCAGCAAGTCCCCCCTGGCCGACGTGAGACTCCTCATCACCCGTTGTATGTGCGTTACACTCTTTGAGGTCATTCAGATGGCCATTACAGACAGGTGGAGGAATACCCATGCAGGAAACGCCAGCACAATATACTCAGCGGCTGTTGAGTTACTCAGAAGGAAAAGAACCTTTAGCATTGCAGCAGACCACTCCCAAGAAGCTGTCGGCGCTGTTAAAAGGTAAGACCAAGAAACGACTCATGCGCCGGCCCGCTCCCGGCAAGTGGTCGGTTGTGGAAATCGTCGCCCATTTGGCTGATGCGGAAATAGCAATCTCATGGCGTTTGCGCCAGATTCTCAGCAGCAATGCCATCCCAATCCAGGCCTACGATCAGGATTCATGGGCAACGACACTTGACTACGCTCACCGCGATTCAAAG
The nucleotide sequence above comes from Terriglobales bacterium. Encoded proteins:
- a CDS encoding glycosyltransferase family 39 protein; protein product: MNDTRPLPGNEIKASFPISSDSPAHVTRWLTLITIIAAVFRFAGLGSKSLWLDEAYSQWIARSSFSSVWHGLWSPQVNTSVFALYMSLYYTLLHFWVRLGDSELWLRLPSALCGLATVPLLYALGSRLFSKQTGLAAAFLLAVQPVHIAYSQEARSYALCVFFSVAAFYFFIRGVQEGARKWWLLYVVSSVLAIYSHLFAVFLLPAQWLSLAFLDRKKTQLKPAILSATVILLLIAPVFSLTIVRNLPKIPWGAKPTMWDLLHALQTLTGAGVKFPIYLLVLGMAGISFRQAWRDPGEPAPRWRHALLWGWFLLPVASIVLVSLWKPPLFPRYLLISLPASTLLAAVGLCRFRSNTKFTVATVALGALFVPAIFTYYSKPKEDWRGATAYLLAHVRPEDGIVFYREYGQQPFDYYRERMGPASVSPAIISPFDEAASPYKIPTIWLVLYGLHPSDTVETSFLEKTQTSLESGHALVSRQHFHEIEILCYTSKAAQSNTGSGLDQKR
- a CDS encoding M48 family metallopeptidase, which gives rise to MISRVWRPCALIVLLFSLFSRLAFAEQAPNPGTQPATAMPSVINVPAGAQASANFDTDVATNAYLAEIPASAKAKSDAYFEGGYWLILWDFVYAVAVVLLLLNLRWSAAFRNLAERITRFKPLQTMIYWVQYLLVTSVLGFPLTVYEDYLREHKYGLATQTFGPWMGDQFKNLLVDLVLGAILFTLLFGVVRRFPRTWWLWGASVSTLFTVLVTLIAPVYLVPIFNKVTPLNDAKIAGPILSMARANGIAVKDVYKIDASKQSTRMSANVSGLGHTLRITLNDNLLRRGSLEEIQAVMGHEMGHYVLNHVYKGIFFFAIGIFALFALLYWALNWSLAQWGEKWQIRGVGDTAVLPLVVLVGLIFIFVLTPVVNTFIRSQEHEADMYGLNASRQPDGFAQGAIHLGEYRKMSPGPVEEWIFFDHPSGRNRIHDAMQWKAENLKLMTEQAKP
- a CDS encoding DinB family protein, which produces MQETPAQYTQRLLSYSEGKEPLALQQTTPKKLSALLKGKTKKRLMRRPAPGKWSVVEIVAHLADAEIAISWRLRQILSSNAIPIQAYDQDSWATTLDYAHRDSKQSLEDFRVLRNSNVALLKTVPRKLWENYGIHQERGNESVAHIVRMIAGHDLNHLQQIERILKEKR
- the folP gene encoding dihydropteroate synthase — translated: MRPHYEWKLSRRRLELGARTLVMGIVNVTPDSFSDTGRHFSHGNAVEHALRLLDEGADILDIGGESTRPGSKVGEGGVTAAEELCRILPVIVSVRKQRPSALISVDTYKSGVARACVQAGAEIVNDVSAARWDSTMPQTLAELKCGVVLMHSRGLPEEWHTLPQLSSDALLELVGRELREWSGAVIGAGVQPGRIVLDPGFGFGKKFEENYPLLAHLDKLHELGFPLLAGTSRKSFIGRTLAHEGTNGEKEDAPADQRLYGTLATVAAAILQGIHIVRVHDVKPAVEAARVADAILAAAS
- a CDS encoding reverse transcriptase family protein — protein: MSLAARSADQLTQGQTGWSILPSHSASYFATALIMPNLSLLNALAQSFLAGEQNVEQVIARGSRTLGKPWRWLRPLAKRYVEIFASGRRPRPRHRDVVVFLLHDRGMAQVQSKYFRELFVQQRLTEPQQMQPVAAAKMWDVPAIESFGALAEWLGLTPSELQWFADLKGLGYRKSSQQLRHYHYQVLVKRSGNIRLIEAPKPRLKELQRQILSAILEKIPPHPAAQGFLKGRSIKTFVAPHVGRRVVLRMDLRDFFPTFGGARIQTLFRTMGYPESVADLLGGICTNAAPRSAWKKPAFDVDPGHLWEARALYTRPHLPQGAPTSPALANLCSYRIDCRLAGLAKSVSAKYTRYADDLAFSGSETLERCVERFSTQVAAILLEEGFAVHHRKTRIMRQGVRQHLAGLVANQHLNVIRADFDRFKAILTNCVRLGPESQNREAHPHFRSHLEGRVGFVEMINPVKGKRLRAIFEQIQWK